One segment of Erigeron canadensis isolate Cc75 chromosome 2, C_canadensis_v1, whole genome shotgun sequence DNA contains the following:
- the LOC122588499 gene encoding putative septum site-determining protein minD homolog, chloroplastic: MISPPRLLTQPLYLYPPKPHFQTLTKPISKHPPIRSVLQYNRKPQLTGDTPRVVVITSGKGGVGKTTTTANVGLSLARLGFSVVAIDADVGLRNLDLLLGLENRVNYTVVEVLNGDCRLDQALVRDKRWSNFELLCISKPRSKLPLGFGGKALVWLVDALKDRQEGCPDFILIDCPAGIDAGFITAITPANEAVLVTTPDITALRDADRVTGLLECDGIRDIKMIVNRVRTDLIRGEDMMSVLDVQEMLGLALLGVIPEDSEVIRSTNRGFPLVLNKPPTLAGLAFEQAAWRLVEQDSMKAVMVEEEPKKKGFFSFFGG; the protein is encoded by the coding sequence ATGATATCTCCTCCAAGATTACTTACACAACCCCTATATCTATATCCCCCAAAACCCCATTTTCAAACCCTAACAAAACCCATTTCTAAACACCCCCCAATTCGTTCCGTCCTTCAATACAACCGCAAACCCCAACTCACCGGCGACACCCCACGTGTCGTCGTCATCACTTCCGGCAAAGGCGGCGTCGGAAAAACCACCACCACTGCCAATGTAGGTCTTTCTTTAGCCCGTCTTGGTTTTTCAGTTGTCGCCATTGATGCTGACGTGGGTCTTCGAAATCTTGATCTTTTATTGGGTCTTGAAAACAGAGTCAATTACACAGTTGTTGAGGTTTTAAATGGAGATTGTCGGCTCGACCAGGCTCTTGTTCGAGACAAACGTTGGTCGAATTTCGAATTACTTTGTATTTCAAAACCTAGGTCTAAATTGCCATTAGGGTTTGGTGGAAAAGCTTTAGTTTGGTTAGTTGATGCTTTAAAAGATAGACAAGAAGGTTGCCCTGATTTTATATTGATTGATTGTCCTGCTGGGATTGATGCAGGGTTTATTACTGCGATTACGCCTGCGAATGAGGCGGTTTTAGTCACTACGCCGGATATCACGGCTTTACGTGATGCAGATAGGGTTACTGGGTTGTTGGAGTGTGATGGGATTAGGGATATTAAGATGATTGTTAACCGTGTTAGAACGGATTTGATTAGAGGAGAAGATATGATGTCGGTTTTAGATGTTCAAGAAATGTTGGGGTTGGCTTTGTTGGGTGTTATACCTGAGGATTCGGAAGTTATTAGGAGTACGAATAGAGGGTTTCCGCTTGTTTTGAATAAGCCGCCGACTTTGGCAGGGTTGGCGTTTGAACAAGCTGCTTGGAGGTTGGTTGAACAGGATAGTATGAAAGCGGTTATGGTGGAGGAAGAACCGAAAAAGAAAggatttttctctttttttggAGGGTag